TGACAATCATTATGTTTTCCGGTGAGTTAGATAAAGCAATCGCTGCCTTTACTCTTGCAACTACAGCTGCTGCCAGCGGTATGGACGTTTCGATATTTTTCACTTTTTGGGGATTAAATATTATTAAAAAATCAGTATTTTCCATGTCAAAATCACAAAATATGTTGCAAAGAATGTTTAACTTTATGAGTACGACAAGACTTCCGATATCAAAATTAAATATGTTGGGTATTGGTCCCTGGATGATGAAAAAATTGATGAAAAAAACAGGGATGGCGTCACTGGACGACCTTATGAAGCTTGCCCGGGAACTAAACGTTAAATATATTGCATGTACTACAAGTTGCGGTGTTTTAGGTTTGACAAAAGAGAACCTTGCTAATACTGTAGATGAATTTGCCGGTGCCTCAACTTATCTTGCAGAAGCAAGAAATTCTAAAATAAATCTGTTTATTTGACCTCAATTTTTTCTTCTACTCAAGGAGGAGGATTTTTCATTTCTTTCCTCTCCCCTTCGGGGAGAGGATAAAAGGTGAGGGGAAAATTATAAGACTTTTAGCGGATAGCTTTAATGAAAATTGATAAAACACTTGATTGTTCCGGGCTTTTTTGCCCGATGCCTATTGTAAAAACTAAACTTGAACTTGAAAAAATGAAACCGGGCGAAGTTATTGAAATCATCGCTGATGACCCGGGATTTGAAAAGGATTTGCCTGCGTGGTGCCAGATGACAGGTGAAAAATTACTGGAAGTAAAAAAAGAGGGAAATATTATTAAAGGTTATGTGGTGAAAAAATGAATGAAATTGAAAAACGGGAATTAGAAAAACTATTGAAAGTTTTTAAATTTGCTGTTAAGGAAGAACAAAAAGCGCAGAAAATGTACAGGAAATTCCAGAATATGTTTTATTATGACAACAAATGTCTAAGGATATTCAATTGGTTTATTGGTGAAGAAGTTGAGCATGAAAGAATATTACGTAAAAAATATATTGTTTTTAAAAGAATGTTTAAAATAAAGTAAACAAAATGAAAAAGCACTGTTTCAATATTGTAGTTGCAGAGCTTGCTCTGCCTGCATTTTAAAATTTCACCGTAGCCGCAAAGCGCCAGCTTTGCTTAAGTAAAGGAGGAGTTTTTATGTCTGAGTCACATTCTGCAAGAAGAAATTTATTCTGGACAGTAGCCGTTTTTGCAGTACTAATCTTAGTGTTTTTTATTGGTAAATCGCAAAAAAGATTGGATACCTCTTTAGGAATTCAGACGGCTGTTTCTCAGGATATTTTAAATCTACAAGAGGCATTTGTGGGTGTTTCTGAGCAGACAAAACCGGCGGTAGTTTCTATTTACACCGAACAAGTGGTAAAAGAAGCGATGCCTTTTGATTTCTTTTTTTCTGACCCATTTAATGATTTTTTTAATGATTTGCCTAACAAAAGAACTCCAAAAGGGAAAAATTATCAGCAGAGAAAGATTGAGGGTGCCGGCAGCGGTGTTATTATTGACAAAGACGGTTATATTCTTACAAATTATCATGTTGTAAAAGATGCAGAGAAAATTACTGTAAAACTTGCCGGTGACAAAGAATATTCGGGAAAGGTAATAGGTAAAGATGCGAGAACAGATTTGGCAGTAGTAAAAATAAAACCGCATGGGATTCTTCCTGTTGTGAAATTAGGTGATTCGGATAAAATACGTGTCGGTGACTGGGCGATTGCCATAGGTTCTCCTTTTGGATTAGAACAAACGGTTACTGTCGGAATAATATCCGCAAAAAGGCAAAACATTAATGTAGAAGGGAATAATTACAGGGATTTTATACAGACAGATGCTTCAATTAACAGGGGAAATTCCGGAGGTCCTCTTGTAAATATTAACGGTGAAGTTATAGGGATTAATACTGCTATTTTTAGTCAGTCAGGCGGATCGGTAGGAGTAGGATTCGCAATTCCGATAAATCTCGCAAAAAGTATATTGGTTCCGCTTATGACAAAAGGTAAAGTTGAGAGAGGATTTTTAGGCGTGTCTATTGAGAAAGTTGACGAGGTAATTGCTAAGCAATCAGGACTGAAAGAAATTACCGGTGTTATAGTCGGGAGTGTTTCTAATAATACAGCAGCTTCCAGAGCTGGAATTAAAAGAGGGGATATTATCCTTGAATTTGATAATCAAAAGATAGATTCACCCGAAAAACTTCAGGATATTGTTGCCGCTACTCCTCCTAATAAAAAAATAAATGTTGTCATCCTGCAGGAAAATGTTAAAAAAACAGTTTCTGTTATTCTTGGTGAAATGACTGAGGAAGCTGTTGCGAATCAATCAGAGCCGCAGAAAAGCGAAAAAACAGCAGAGTGGCTGGGTATAAAAGTAAAGCAGTTTACCAGGGATATGGCGGAAGAACTAAATGTTTCACCGGATGAACAGGGAGTTGTAATTGTTGAAATAGGAAATGGTTCAAAAGCGGAAGAGATGGGGCTTAACGTTGGTGATGTAATAAGAGCAATCAATAATAAAAAAACGACAAATATTGCAGAATTTGAATCTGCAACAAAAAAGATATCGCTTTCCGAAGGTGTTTTATTCGATATAAACAGGGGTGGAAACCTGATTTATAGAACATATGCAGAAAATTAAAGAAATATAATCTCAATTTTTCTTCTGTTCTTAGGGAGACCTATGAAAAAGTCGCGGTGTCATTGCGAGGAGTCACGCTATAAGCGGGACGACGAAGCAATCTCGTATGAAGAAAGAATTGCCGCACTCCCGTTGGTCGCTCGCAATGACCAGCAAGGGTGGTTTTTCGGCTAACTTTCTAAAAGAAGGAGACGAAAAATTAGAGAGATAATTATAATATTTTAAACTGATAAAAGGAGGTGAACAAAAATGAAAAAAAGTTCAATAAAATATTTTAAACCGGATGAAGTAGTAAAAGAAGAAGGCAATTACTACTGTCATGTTTGTGGAACTGAGAGCGGTACTGAAGAACAAGCATTAAAGAAGGGTAAAAAATTTAGCGAATGTCAGAATTGTGGCAAATCAACCCTTTGGATTAAGAAATAAGTTTTTTTAATAAGAATTTCAATGTTATCACGCCGAGGGCGTGAAACTACAATTTAATTATAGGTTTGTAGTTGTCGCCAGACCCTTGGCAAGCCTAACTCGAAGTAGAAAGCTAATATTAAAGGAGGAAGAACAATTATGTGCAAAAAAAGTTTGTTTATTGGTGTAGCATTGTTTGTAGCAGTTGCTGCAAGTTATGTCTTTGGAGTAGAACCGGAAAAAGCCGGTAGTAAATTGCAGACAGTAAAGATTGATGAAATTAAAGAATTTAGTGCCGATAAGTTTTTAAAGAAGGAGCCGCTTAACACGGACAAAATAATTTTCAATACTTTTTGTTTTAAAGCCCGTCAGATTTTGCCGTTTCATAAACATCCTACGACAGATGAACTTTTTTATATTGTCAGCGGAGTCGGCGAATTTACTGTCGGGAAAGAGAGCGTTATTGTAGGTCCGACATCAACTGTTTATGGTCCCGCTAACATTTTTCACGGTCTCATAAATTCCGGCAATGAAGACATGGTAGTAATTTCCGTACAAGCCCCAAAACCTCTTAAGACTGTTTATGCCGAAAATGCAACAATAATATGTCCTGTTTGTAAGCAGGAGATAATATTAAAAGATGGCGTAAAAGAGGGAGACATATATGTCTGTCCGCGTTGTCATGCAAAGTTAAAAATCATTAAAAATAAAGACGGCAAATTAGAAGCAGTACATATATAATTGTCCGTTACAATTTATAGCTGGACTGATGTTATGCAGCAGTGAATGTAAATTCACATAATATATTGTAGCCGCACCGCCTTGCGGTGCTTATGTTATGTAGCTGCAGAGCGAAGCTCTGCTTCCGTTAGTCTTGGATTTTCTTGTCTTTGAGCAAGTTATTATAAAAAAAATCAAGGATACATTTTTTACTTGACAAATATTTTATTTTTAATTATAATTATACTAAAGCACATTGAAAGTGTTTTAAAAAAACAAAGGCAAAGATGTCTTTTGACAATAAGCGTCAGAAGGCATTTTTTATTATCCTTGCCGAACGGCAAGGATAATCCCCCCGTTTAGATTTACTTTAGTAAATCTGGGGGGATCAAATTTGGGTGAGTGCTTCAGAATCTTCAATAAAATGAATATAAGATTAAAACCGGAAAAAGAAAACCAGATATTGAGAAAAATCACTCAAACTATAAGTTGTAACTTGAATTTGGAAGAAGTATTGAAACAAATAGTAGAAATGGTTATACAAGTTACAAAAGGAGATGCTTGCCTGTTATATCTTCTTAATGACAAAAAGGAAGAATTAACTTTGCGTGCATCTAAAAATCCACATCCGAAAATATTAGGTAAAATAAAAATCAAAGTAGGGGAAGGGATAACTGGTTGGGTGGCAAAAGAGAGGAAACCCGTAGCAATATCCAAAAATGCAAGTGATGACCCGAGGTTTAAGTTTTTTCATAATCTTCCGGAAGATAAATATGATTCTTTTCTTTCCGTGCCTATTATAAGCAGGAATGTAATAATCGGTGTAATTAATGTACAACATAAGCGTTCTCATACACATAGTTCGAATGAGATTGCACTTCTTTCTACTGTAGCCCAGCAGGTAGGCTTTGCTATAGAGAATGCAAGATTATATGAAGAGACTAAAAAAATAACCGTACAGATAGAAACTTTAGCAGAAGTCAGCAAGGCTATTGTTTCTAACCGGTACCTGAAAGAGATACTTCATTTGGTAGTTACAATGACAGCTGAAATGATGAATTCAAAGATATGTTCGATAATGTTACTTGATGAGAAGAAGCAAGAGTTGACTATTGAAGCGACACAAAGTAATATTGAGGAATATATTAAAAAAGCTCCCTTGAAAGTTTCTGAAAGTATCAGTGGTAAAGCGGTGAGAGAGAAAAAACCAATCACTGTTTTAGATGTCACTAAAGAACCCGGGTATAAATATCAGCAATTGGCAAAGAAAGAAGGTATATGTTCAATGCTAGTTTTGCCGATGATGGTTAAAGAAAAAGCTATTGGCGTAATAAATATTTATACTGCTGTTGAACATAGGTTTACTGAAGATGAGATAAAAATATTACAATCTGTGGCTAATCAGGCTGCGGTAGCCATTGAGAACACAAAATTGATGGAAGAAACTTTAGCTGCCAAAGAAGCGTTGGAGATACGTAAATTAGTTGAACGGGCTAAAGGTATATTAATGAAAGAAACGGGAATGGACGAAGATAAGGCATACAGGATAATTCATAAGAAAAGCATGGATAGTTGTAAGCCGATGAAAGAAATTGCCGAAGCAATTATTTTGAGTTCAGAAATAAAGACCAAAATCTAAAAACCCTTCTCAACTCTTTTTTCTCCTTAAGGGAGAAGATTTCTCATTTCTTTCCTCTCCCCCGATGGGGAGAGGATAAAAGGTGAGGGGGTAAATTATAAGACTTTTAGCGTACAAGTCTAAAAAAATTACATATAGAGTTAAGTTGATGGGCATTGATGTCCTTGGGTTCCTCTGATTTGGAACAAAGGGCATTTTTATTTGGAGTATGATATGGAAAATAATTTACGTTTAGCTTGTGTCCAGTTAAATTGCATAGTTGGTGATTTGGAGGGTAATTGTAAAAAAATAATTGGATATATCCAAAAGGCAAAAGAATCAGGGGTTGATATAATCTCTTTCCCGGAGTTGGCTATTACCGGATATCCTCCTGAAGATTTATTGTTCAATCCTAAATTCATTAAAGATAATTTAAAAAAGTTAAAAGAGATATCTAAATCAACAAATAATATTGTGGCATTAGTTGGTTTTGTAGACAGAAGAGTAAAAGACATTTATAATGCCGGTGCTGTAATTCATAATAGCGAAATAAAGGGAATATATCACAAAATGTTTTTACCAAACTATGGTGTTTTTGATGAAGAACGTTATTTTATTTCAGGGAACGAACCATTGGTTTTTAAATTCAACAAATTAGTTTTTGGTGTAAATATTTGTGAAGATATATGGCATATAGATGAACCGACAAAATCGCAAGTTTTATCTGGTGCAGGTTTGGTTCTTAACATTAATGCTTCACCATATAATATGGGTAAACTTAGAGAAAGAGAAAAAATTATTCAAAAACAAGCAAAAGATAATCATGTCTGGATTGCTTATACTAACTTGGTGGGTGGTCAAGATGAGCTAATTTTTGATGGGCAGAGTATGATTGTTGATAATAATGGTAAAATAATTGCCAAAGCAGAAGCATTTAAGGAAGATATGCTAATAGTAGATTTAAATATTTTACCATGTAAGAACATACCATCAAAAAGTGTAATTGTGGTTACAGACAAGCTATTGCATAAAAATAAGCCTTCATTATTAAAAAGAGAAACTAAGCCGTTGGAACCTGTTGCAGAAGTATATCAGGCTTTAGTACTGGGACTAAAAGATTATGTATCTAAAAATGGTTTTCAAAAAGTTGTTATTGGTTTAAGTGGTGGAATTGATTCCTCTTTGGTTGCATCTTTAGCGGTCGACGCTTTAGGAAAAGATGATGTAGTTGGAATATTTATGCCTTCACGTTATTCTTCTCAAGAATCAAAAATTGATGCGGAACAATTGGCACAAAATTTAGATATAAAATTAATAAAAATATCAATTGAACAGATATATAAAATTTACTTAAATATTTTTAAACCGCATTTTTCAGGATTGGGAAAAAATATAACAGAAGAGAACTTGCAGGCACGAATTAGGGGCAACATTTTAATGGCATTCTCCAATAAATGTGATTGGCTTGTCTTAACTACCGGAAATAAATCTGAGATGAGTGTAGGATATGCTACTCTTTATGGAGACATGGCAGGAGGCTTTGCAGTAATTAAAGATGTTCCTAAAACATTGGTTTATAAGTTAGTTCAATATAGGAATTCTCTTGGTTTGGTTATTCCTGAACGTGTACTAATAAAGGAACCTACAGCTGAACTTAGACCAAACCAAAAGGATACAGATACATTACCCCCATATAATACGTTAGATACGATTCTGAAAGCATACATTGAGGAAGATAAAGATTTGGATGAGATTATCTCTTTAGGATTTGACAAAGATATCGTATTTAAAGTATTGACTATGGTTAATAAAAGTGAGTATAAACGCAGACAGTCACCTCCGGGAATTAAAATTACACCCAAAGCATTTGGTAAAGACCGGAGGATACCGATTACAAATAGATATAAAATGTAACAGGTGTCTGCTTATATAGACCCCTCAACTCTTTTTTCTTCTTAAGGGAGAAGATTTCTTGTTTCTTTCCTCTCCCCGATGGGGAGAGGATTAAAGGTGAGGGGGTAAGTTATAAGACTTTTAGCAGACTAAAAGATGTTAAAACTTTGGAGGTGATGGAGAATGGAATTTAAAAAAGTATTGGAAGAGTTTTATCCTAAACTTAGGGGAATAGCTAGGAAGTTTAACGGATATTTGCAATTTGTTGATGAAGACGATTTATTACAAGAAATGTCTATTTACTTGTTGGAAAAGTGGGAACAAGATAAATTCAAGGGAAAGACTGAAAGTTACCTGATGCAGGGCTGCTGGTTTCATATTAAGAATTATTTAAGAACGGTTAATGATAAGGTAAATATTGTAAGTATTGATGAACCGATTAATAGTGATGGGACAACACTTAATGAAATAATACCGGATAATTCTCAACTTCTTTCTGAAATAATTGCATATAAAATATATATCAAAATAGTTAAAGCAAACGGTCTCACAAAAAGAGAGAAAGAAGTACTTGTTTTTTGTTTAAACGGGTACACGTTGAGAGAGATTGGCAATAAATTAAAAATTTCCTTCGTAAGAGTAGCCAGAATCCGTAAGAATATTTGTAAAAAATGGAGTAGTAAAATGAATTAGGGGGTTTACAAAATCACCATTTTTTTACTTGTATAAGTAGAAAGAGAAGTTAATCGGACCTATTGACGGGTCTATGAAGTAAAGAGAACGTAGACGTTCTATCAACCAGTGGTGGATAGAGCGTTTTTTATTTTTTCGCAGAAAAAAATACCCCCCTGCCAGTTTTGCGTCAGTCCCCCAGTTTAGTTCCGATTTATCGGAACTGGGGGGATAAAAACTAGGGGGGTGCTTAATAGTGTGTCCTAAGGAGGTAAAACAATGTGTAGAATGTTAGGGGTTATTTCAACAAATAAAATTTCACCGTTATGGCTTGAGAGTTTTCAGGAACTTGCAGTTAGAGGTAGAATAAAAAATACAATGTCCGAAGGTCATTATGATGGCTGGGGAGTTGCAGGTTATCTTGGTAAATGGGCGGTTCATTTTGGTAGAAGTGAAAAAAGTGCTATTAGTGATTCTGATAATTTTCTTATTGCAACTGAAAAAGCAATGATGTCAAGCACAAAAATTTTAATAGCACACTTAAGAAAAGCATCAGAAGGGGATAAAATAATTGAAAACACCCATCCTTTTATCAAGGATGATTGGATTTTTTGTCATAACGGGACGATTTATAACTCGGAAAGATTATTAATGCCCGGGTGTAAATATGAAGGGACAACTGATAGTGAAAGATTTTTTAAATTCTTAATTGATAGACTTGATAAGAAAAGTGTAAAAGATTATAAGGAAACAATTAGAGACGTTATCAGTGAAATTGAAAGTAAATGTAAATTTACATCTCTTACATTCCTTTTAAGTGACGGTAAAAATATGTATTGTTATAGAGGTTTTGCGGAAGATGAGAATTATTACACCCTTAATTATTCATTTTATAAAGGTCTGTTTTTGGTTTGTTCGGAAGAACTTCGTGGTTTTGAATGGAAAGAAATGAAAAATGGTGAAATAGTAGTAGTTAATAAATACGGACTTATTGAAAATGAATCTGAAGAGGTTTGTAAAAAAATATTTTTATGTTCATTTAAGTATTAACGTTGGAGAATAATATAATGAGAAAAAAATTATTTATTTTGGTTCTACTAATTACTAATTATTATTCGGTATTTACTGCTTTATTTGCTACACCTTCAACCGTTTTTTGGACTCCGTGTACACCGTATTTCCAGCCTTATATGAAAGGGCATATTACATATGATACATATGTTAGAACTAAAAGTGCCATGCCGGTAGATTATGGTTTCACAACGGGAGTTTTACCATTTAAAAAAATACAGATGGAAATCGGATATGATGCTTTTTTACCGGTTCCTACTCCAGAAGAGCAACATTATCTAAATGCCAAAATTGGTTCACCGGAAGGTGAATTGTTACCGGTAGGTTTTTCTTTAGGTATGTTCTCAAAAGGAGTCAGAAGCGGAGTAACCGATTATGATATATGGCATTTAGATATAGGTAAGACCTTTAAATCTGGAAGTTTTTCTGCAGGTTATTATTCAGGGAATAAAAGCCTTCTCGTAGATGAAAAAGGAAAAACAGATAACACTGGTTTTATGTTGGGTTATCTTTCCCCGCAGTATAAGAAATTTATTTTTGCTTTTGATTATATGAGCGGCAAAAATTCCTTTTCAGCAACAGGTTTTGGATTATATACCTATTTTGCTGATAATGTGACTTTACTCACTGGTCCGGTGTTCCCTTTAGCAAAGACATTTTACGGTGGTGATAAAATGACATGGACGCTTCAGCTTGACATTGATTTTGATATAAAGTAACGGAGGTTTATATGAAATTTAAAATTTCTATTTTTCTATTTGGTTTAATTATAATTGGTTGTTCGTTCTTACCTATGTTGATGGCTGCTTCAAATCCTGATTCTGCGGGTTCAAATACTGGCGGAATTATGGATGTCTCTGCTTCAGTTGTCGGTAAGCCGACAATAGAAGAAGTAGCTCAGGTTGCAGGACATAATAGGGTGGCAATTAACTTTGTTTGGGTGCTTGTCGCCGGGTTTCTTGTTATGTTCATGCAGCCGGGATTTGCAATGGTTGAGACGGGTCTGACTCGCGCAAAAAATGTTGCTCACACTATGGGGATGAATTTCCTGATTTACCCGTTGGGTATGTTAGGATTCTACGTCTGTGGGTTTGCCCTGATGTTTGGAGGTATGGGTGCTATCGGAACATTAGGAGGATACGCCGGGTTAAATCATGAAGTTACCATTAGCTTATTCGGGAAATCATTTGGTTTATTTGGAGCAAAGGGATTTCTCTTGACAGGTTCATCTTATGATGTAGCGATATTTACACTTTTTCTCTTTCAAATGGTATTTATGGATACTACTGCTACAATTCCAACCGGTGCGCTTGCCGAGAGATGGAAATTTATTGCATTTTGTATTTATGGTGTTTTTGTCGGGACCATAATCTATCCGATTTTCGGTAACTGGGTATGGGGTGGTGGTTGGCTGGCTATGTTAGGCCAGAATTTTCATCTGGGTCATGGGCATGTAGATTTTGCCGGTTCATCCGTAGTACATATGTGCGGAGGAGTGATTGCTTTGGTAGGAGCATGGATTGTGGGCCCTCGTTTAGGTAAATTTAACCGTGATGGAAGCGTTAATGCAATTCCCGGCCATAATATACCTATGGCTGTTGTTGGAACATTTATTCTTGCTTTTGGGTGGTTTGGTTTTAATGCCGGTTCCACATTGGCTGGAACAGATTTGCGTATTGGGGTCATTGCAGTTAATACTATGCTTGCATCGGCAACGGGAGCAGTGGCTTCAACATTGTGGATGTGGATTGTCCGCACTAAGAAACCGGACCCCAGTATGATGTGCAATGGTATGTTGGCAGGGTTGGTAGCAATTACCGCTCCCTGTGCATTTGTCAATTCTGTTAGTGCATGTATTATAGGTTTTATCGCAGGAATATTGGTTGTGGAGTCAGTTTTCTTCGTTGACAGTAAACTAAAAATTGACGATCCGGTGGGTGCTATATCAGTTCACGGTGTAAACGGTGCATGGGGTTGTTTCGCTCTAGGACTTTTTGCCGATGGTTCCTATGGTGACGGATGGAACGGTGTCGCCGGAACGGTTAAAGGATTATTTTACGGTGATGCTTCACAGTTTATAGCTCAGAGTATAGGAGTAATTTCTAACATCATTTATGTAGGATTAGTTTCATTGATTATTTTCAAGCTTATTGAATTTTTTGTTGGCAATCGTGTGGAACCGGAAAAAGAAATATCAGGATTGGATGTCCCGGAAATGGGAGTTCCCGGATATTCCGGAGTAAAACTTGACAAGCATTCGGAAACACCTATTGCTATACAGAAATTTTAGTTTAAAACTTGATGGAGGTATAAATTATGAAGAAAATAGAAGCTATAGTGCGTCCTGCAAAATTAGAATCCATTAGACAATCTTTGGAGGAAAGCGGTTTTCCGGGTTTAATGGTTACGGAAATAGAGGGTTGTGGTAAACAAAAAGGGATAGACCAGCAGTGGCGTGGTAAAAAATACAAAGTAGAACTTTTGCCGAAAATAAAAATAGAGATAGTAGCTAAAGACCAAGATGTAGAACGTATTGTCAAGGTTATAAGTGAAACTGCAAAAACCGGTGCAATCGGGGATGGTAAGATATTTATATACAACATAGAAAATGCAATAAGGATTAGGACTGGTGAAAAAGGAGACATAACAATTTAATTAAATGATAGATAAAGAATTGATTGAAAAAATTATTAGAGTAAAACAGGAAAGAGGTTATACATTATTTGACTTGTCTAAAAAACTTGATATATCTATTTCTACAATAGAAAGATGGTTTAAAACAAGCCATATAAATAAAGTATATGCACATTTAGTTAAAGAAATATTAGAGATAGAATAATCAATGAAGAAAAATAAACAAATAAAAGAAAGGATTTTTATATTTAATATTTATTCAATTGCATAAACAATTGTTTGATTTTAATAGGAGAAAATACAATGAAAAAGTTGTACGGTTTATTTTTTGCGGGTTTAGTATTTTTGTTTTCTGGAATTGTTTTTGCGGAAAATGTAAAATTATTGCCGACTCAAATAACTGTGGAAAAAAGTGCACAAGCAGTTTCATCTGTGCTAGTTACAAAAGTTGATAGCGGCGATACGGCGTGGGTTCTTATCTCAACTGCACTTGTCATGCTCATGACTTTGCCCGGACTTGCTTTTTTCTACGGCGGGCTTGTCAGAAAAAAAAATGTTTTAAGTATTTTAATGCAATGTGCTGTAATGCTTTGTGTGATAAGTTTACAATGGGTTTTGTTCGGATATAGCCTTTCTTTC
This genomic interval from Elusimicrobiota bacterium contains the following:
- a CDS encoding DsrE/DsrF/DrsH-like family protein, with product MKEKMTIIMFSGELDKAIAAFTLATTAAASGMDVSIFFTFWGLNIIKKSVFSMSKSQNMLQRMFNFMSTTRLPISKLNMLGIGPWMMKKLMKKTGMASLDDLMKLARELNVKYIACTTSCGVLGLTKENLANTVDEFAGASTYLAEARNSKINLFI
- a CDS encoding sulfurtransferase TusA family protein translates to MKIDKTLDCSGLFCPMPIVKTKLELEKMKPGEVIEIIADDPGFEKDLPAWCQMTGEKLLEVKKEGNIIKGYVVKK
- a CDS encoding Do family serine endopeptidase — its product is MSESHSARRNLFWTVAVFAVLILVFFIGKSQKRLDTSLGIQTAVSQDILNLQEAFVGVSEQTKPAVVSIYTEQVVKEAMPFDFFFSDPFNDFFNDLPNKRTPKGKNYQQRKIEGAGSGVIIDKDGYILTNYHVVKDAEKITVKLAGDKEYSGKVIGKDARTDLAVVKIKPHGILPVVKLGDSDKIRVGDWAIAIGSPFGLEQTVTVGIISAKRQNINVEGNNYRDFIQTDASINRGNSGGPLVNINGEVIGINTAIFSQSGGSVGVGFAIPINLAKSILVPLMTKGKVERGFLGVSIEKVDEVIAKQSGLKEITGVIVGSVSNNTAASRAGIKRGDIILEFDNQKIDSPEKLQDIVAATPPNKKINVVILQENVKKTVSVILGEMTEEAVANQSEPQKSEKTAEWLGIKVKQFTRDMAEELNVSPDEQGVVIVEIGNGSKAEEMGLNVGDVIRAINNKKTTNIAEFESATKKISLSEGVLFDINRGGNLIYRTYAEN
- a CDS encoding cupin domain-containing protein, coding for MCKKSLFIGVALFVAVAASYVFGVEPEKAGSKLQTVKIDEIKEFSADKFLKKEPLNTDKIIFNTFCFKARQILPFHKHPTTDELFYIVSGVGEFTVGKESVIVGPTSTVYGPANIFHGLINSGNEDMVVISVQAPKPLKTVYAENATIICPVCKQEIILKDGVKEGDIYVCPRCHAKLKIIKNKDGKLEAVHI
- a CDS encoding GAF domain-containing protein, whose amino-acid sequence is MNIRLKPEKENQILRKITQTISCNLNLEEVLKQIVEMVIQVTKGDACLLYLLNDKKEELTLRASKNPHPKILGKIKIKVGEGITGWVAKERKPVAISKNASDDPRFKFFHNLPEDKYDSFLSVPIISRNVIIGVINVQHKRSHTHSSNEIALLSTVAQQVGFAIENARLYEETKKITVQIETLAEVSKAIVSNRYLKEILHLVVTMTAEMMNSKICSIMLLDEKKQELTIEATQSNIEEYIKKAPLKVSESISGKAVREKKPITVLDVTKEPGYKYQQLAKKEGICSMLVLPMMVKEKAIGVINIYTAVEHRFTEDEIKILQSVANQAAVAIENTKLMEETLAAKEALEIRKLVERAKGILMKETGMDEDKAYRIIHKKSMDSCKPMKEIAEAIILSSEIKTKI
- a CDS encoding NAD+ synthase, with protein sequence MENNLRLACVQLNCIVGDLEGNCKKIIGYIQKAKESGVDIISFPELAITGYPPEDLLFNPKFIKDNLKKLKEISKSTNNIVALVGFVDRRVKDIYNAGAVIHNSEIKGIYHKMFLPNYGVFDEERYFISGNEPLVFKFNKLVFGVNICEDIWHIDEPTKSQVLSGAGLVLNINASPYNMGKLREREKIIQKQAKDNHVWIAYTNLVGGQDELIFDGQSMIVDNNGKIIAKAEAFKEDMLIVDLNILPCKNIPSKSVIVVTDKLLHKNKPSLLKRETKPLEPVAEVYQALVLGLKDYVSKNGFQKVVIGLSGGIDSSLVASLAVDALGKDDVVGIFMPSRYSSQESKIDAEQLAQNLDIKLIKISIEQIYKIYLNIFKPHFSGLGKNITEENLQARIRGNILMAFSNKCDWLVLTTGNKSEMSVGYATLYGDMAGGFAVIKDVPKTLVYKLVQYRNSLGLVIPERVLIKEPTAELRPNQKDTDTLPPYNTLDTILKAYIEEDKDLDEIISLGFDKDIVFKVLTMVNKSEYKRRQSPPGIKITPKAFGKDRRIPITNRYKM
- a CDS encoding sigma-70 family RNA polymerase sigma factor; the encoded protein is MEFKKVLEEFYPKLRGIARKFNGYLQFVDEDDLLQEMSIYLLEKWEQDKFKGKTESYLMQGCWFHIKNYLRTVNDKVNIVSIDEPINSDGTTLNEIIPDNSQLLSEIIAYKIYIKIVKANGLTKREKEVLVFCLNGYTLREIGNKLKISFVRVARIRKNICKKWSSKMN
- a CDS encoding class II glutamine amidotransferase; its protein translation is MCRMLGVISTNKISPLWLESFQELAVRGRIKNTMSEGHYDGWGVAGYLGKWAVHFGRSEKSAISDSDNFLIATEKAMMSSTKILIAHLRKASEGDKIIENTHPFIKDDWIFCHNGTIYNSERLLMPGCKYEGTTDSERFFKFLIDRLDKKSVKDYKETIRDVISEIESKCKFTSLTFLLSDGKNMYCYRGFAEDENYYTLNYSFYKGLFLVCSEELRGFEWKEMKNGEIVVVNKYGLIENESEEVCKKIFLCSFKY
- a CDS encoding ammonium transporter, giving the protein MKFKISIFLFGLIIIGCSFLPMLMAASNPDSAGSNTGGIMDVSASVVGKPTIEEVAQVAGHNRVAINFVWVLVAGFLVMFMQPGFAMVETGLTRAKNVAHTMGMNFLIYPLGMLGFYVCGFALMFGGMGAIGTLGGYAGLNHEVTISLFGKSFGLFGAKGFLLTGSSYDVAIFTLFLFQMVFMDTTATIPTGALAERWKFIAFCIYGVFVGTIIYPIFGNWVWGGGWLAMLGQNFHLGHGHVDFAGSSVVHMCGGVIALVGAWIVGPRLGKFNRDGSVNAIPGHNIPMAVVGTFILAFGWFGFNAGSTLAGTDLRIGVIAVNTMLASATGAVASTLWMWIVRTKKPDPSMMCNGMLAGLVAITAPCAFVNSVSACIIGFIAGILVVESVFFVDSKLKIDDPVGAISVHGVNGAWGCFALGLFADGSYGDGWNGVAGTVKGLFYGDASQFIAQSIGVISNIIYVGLVSLIIFKLIEFFVGNRVEPEKEISGLDVPEMGVPGYSGVKLDKHSETPIAIQKF
- a CDS encoding P-II family nitrogen regulator; translation: MKKIEAIVRPAKLESIRQSLEESGFPGLMVTEIEGCGKQKGIDQQWRGKKYKVELLPKIKIEIVAKDQDVERIVKVISETAKTGAIGDGKIFIYNIENAIRIRTGEKGDITI